In Zingiber officinale cultivar Zhangliang chromosome 8B, Zo_v1.1, whole genome shotgun sequence, a single genomic region encodes these proteins:
- the LOC122014852 gene encoding uncharacterized protein LOC122014852 isoform X2 — MNEVAKMDRHKKRKEIMHVWRPISTQSTSHEVDYDKGSDLQCQQPEGQKNKPTGVSDEQVFTQDESTSDTSMTLTTSSNIVDHDNHLEKLTTSSSIVDHASHLETIAGTFSKSHDSTTASISGENPEQITVEKGADLGSQDKSSSVSIEVDASLIRFIKGRGGSTQKQIEGDFGVKIVLPSSKEDCSIVVEGSIGSVAKASEKITRIIEEAVKSPRLDYSHFISLPLALHPELVEKLIRFQKSILGDAAAGPEDDLEHESNEDATDEEDNQSINQKVSVQLEVGDENKHVKVKMDPIGCKSTSKASILSDMGIEKSIFIKPKTFHLTVLMLKLWNKERIAMAAEVLQKISSKVLDALENQPVSVRLRGLACMKGSPAKARVVHAPVKEIGEEGRLLRACQVIIDAYVEAGLVLEKDAQQSLKLHATVMNARHRKRTSRRKIQDYFDARHIFRVYGSEDWGEYHIPQVHLSQRFKHDEGGYYHCCTSIPLPEKNAD, encoded by the exons TTGACTATGATAAAGGATCAGATCTTCAATGCCAACAGCCTGAAGGGCAAAAGAACAAGCCTACAGGTGTTTCGGATGAGCAGGTCTTCACCCAGGATGAGTCTACGTCTGACACTTCAATGACATTAACCACAAGTTCTAACATAGTGGATCACGATAACCATTTGGAAAAATTAACTACAAGTTCTAGCATAGTCGATCATGCGAGCCATTTAGAAACCATAGCAGGAACTTTCTCCAAAAGTCATGATTCTACTACCGCTTCCATATCTGGTGAAAACCCTGAACAGATTACAGTTGAGAAGGGTGCTGATTTAGGAAGCCAAGATAAAAGTTCTTCAGTTTCTATTGAG GTAGATGCTTCTTTGATTCGCTTTATTAAAGGAAGAGG tGGTTCAACGCAAAAACAAATTGAGGGAGATTTTGGCGTTAAGATTGTGCTGCCTTCCTCTAAAGAGGATTGCAGTATTG TTGTTGAGGGCTCAATTGGAAGTGTTGCTAAAGCTTCAGAAAAGATAACTAGGATAATTGAAGAG GCCGTGAAAAGCCCAAGGCTTGATTATTCTCACTTTATATCCCTACCATTGGCTCTCCACCCGGAACTGGTGGAAAAGCTAATTCGTTTCCAGAAGTCTATTCTTGGAGATGCTGCAGCTGGGCCTGAGGATGACCTGGAACATGAATCAAATGAAGATGCTACAGATGAGGAGGATAACCAATCAATAAATCAGAAAGTTTCTGTTCAGCTTGAAGTTGGGGATGAAAACAAACATGTGAAAGTAAAGATGGATCCTATAGGATGTAAATCTACTTCTAAAGCTTCTATTTTGTCAG ATATGGGCATTGAGAAATCCATCTTTATAAAACCAAAAACATTCCATCTAACTGTTCTAATGCTGAAATTATGGAACAAAGAACGGATCGCTATGGCTGCTGAGGTTCTGCAG AAAATATCATCAAAAGTGCTGGATGCTTTGGAAAACCAGCCTGTTTCCGTAAGACTTAGAGGATTG GCGTGCATGAAAGGTTCGCCTGCTAAGGCCCGAGTTGTGCATGCCCCAGTCAAGGAAATTGGTGAAGAGGGACGGTTGTTGCGTGCTTGCC AGGTTATTATTGATGCTTATGTTGAAGCTGGTCTCGTTCTCGAAAAGGATGCTCAACAATCACTGAAG CTACATGCAACTGTGATGAATGCCCGACACAGGAAAAG GACAAGTAGGAGAAAGATACAGGATTATTTCGACGCGCGACACATTTTCAGAGTTTATGGTTCCGAGGACTGGGGGGAATACCACATTCCGCAGGTGCATTTGTCCCAGAGATTCAAGCATGATGAAGGTGGATACTATCATTGCTGCACTTCAATTCCCTTGCCTGAAAAAAATGCGGACTAA
- the LOC122014852 gene encoding uncharacterized protein LOC122014852 isoform X4, with protein MTLTTSSNIVDHDNHLEKLTTSSSIVDHASHLETIAGTFSKSHDSTTASISGENPEQITVEKGADLGSQDKSSSVSIEVDASLIRFIKGRGGSTQKQIEGDFGVKIVLPSSKEDCSIVVEGSIGSVAKASEKITRIIEEAVKSPRLDYSHFISLPLALHPELVEKLIRFQKSILGDAAAGPEDDLEHESNEDATDEEDNQSINQKVSVQLEVGDENKHVKVKMDPIGCKSTSKASILSDMGIEKSIFIKPKTFHLTVLMLKLWNKERIAMAAEVLQKISSKVLDALENQPVSVRLRGLACMKGSPAKARVVHAPVKEIGEEGRLLRACQVIIDAYVEAGLVLEKDAQQSLKLHATVMNARHRKRTSRRKIQDYFDARHIFRVYGSEDWGEYHIPQVHLSQRFKHDEGGYYHCCTSIPLPEKNAD; from the exons ATGACATTAACCACAAGTTCTAACATAGTGGATCACGATAACCATTTGGAAAAATTAACTACAAGTTCTAGCATAGTCGATCATGCGAGCCATTTAGAAACCATAGCAGGAACTTTCTCCAAAAGTCATGATTCTACTACCGCTTCCATATCTGGTGAAAACCCTGAACAGATTACAGTTGAGAAGGGTGCTGATTTAGGAAGCCAAGATAAAAGTTCTTCAGTTTCTATTGAG GTAGATGCTTCTTTGATTCGCTTTATTAAAGGAAGAGG tGGTTCAACGCAAAAACAAATTGAGGGAGATTTTGGCGTTAAGATTGTGCTGCCTTCCTCTAAAGAGGATTGCAGTATTG TTGTTGAGGGCTCAATTGGAAGTGTTGCTAAAGCTTCAGAAAAGATAACTAGGATAATTGAAGAG GCCGTGAAAAGCCCAAGGCTTGATTATTCTCACTTTATATCCCTACCATTGGCTCTCCACCCGGAACTGGTGGAAAAGCTAATTCGTTTCCAGAAGTCTATTCTTGGAGATGCTGCAGCTGGGCCTGAGGATGACCTGGAACATGAATCAAATGAAGATGCTACAGATGAGGAGGATAACCAATCAATAAATCAGAAAGTTTCTGTTCAGCTTGAAGTTGGGGATGAAAACAAACATGTGAAAGTAAAGATGGATCCTATAGGATGTAAATCTACTTCTAAAGCTTCTATTTTGTCAG ATATGGGCATTGAGAAATCCATCTTTATAAAACCAAAAACATTCCATCTAACTGTTCTAATGCTGAAATTATGGAACAAAGAACGGATCGCTATGGCTGCTGAGGTTCTGCAG AAAATATCATCAAAAGTGCTGGATGCTTTGGAAAACCAGCCTGTTTCCGTAAGACTTAGAGGATTG GCGTGCATGAAAGGTTCGCCTGCTAAGGCCCGAGTTGTGCATGCCCCAGTCAAGGAAATTGGTGAAGAGGGACGGTTGTTGCGTGCTTGCC AGGTTATTATTGATGCTTATGTTGAAGCTGGTCTCGTTCTCGAAAAGGATGCTCAACAATCACTGAAG CTACATGCAACTGTGATGAATGCCCGACACAGGAAAAG GACAAGTAGGAGAAAGATACAGGATTATTTCGACGCGCGACACATTTTCAGAGTTTATGGTTCCGAGGACTGGGGGGAATACCACATTCCGCAGGTGCATTTGTCCCAGAGATTCAAGCATGATGAAGGTGGATACTATCATTGCTGCACTTCAATTCCCTTGCCTGAAAAAAATGCGGACTAA